One Vibrio campbellii CAIM 519 = NBRC 15631 = ATCC 25920 genomic window carries:
- a CDS encoding sigma-70 family RNA polymerase sigma factor produces the protein MASKSTLTQIIQQWQAGDKKAESELYQFAYLQLRKIAQQERERNAEKYGTDNKVLADSVNSTTALIHDAYLKMSNCDMSEIETKRDFFLMAAKVMRQILIDNARAHQAQKRQHITLMKEEEDRFEQLIIMDKALDNFSVRYPRQSNALKLKYLMGMKNQEICELLECSASLIEKDLKFSRSWLHSRMAHA, from the coding sequence ATGGCTTCTAAATCTACCCTGACGCAAATTATCCAGCAGTGGCAAGCCGGCGATAAAAAAGCGGAAAGTGAGTTGTACCAATTCGCTTACCTACAATTGCGTAAGATTGCTCAGCAAGAACGTGAACGCAACGCAGAGAAATACGGCACCGACAACAAGGTACTGGCCGATAGCGTAAACAGCACCACGGCGCTCATTCATGATGCTTATTTGAAAATGTCTAACTGCGACATGAGTGAGATTGAAACCAAGCGCGACTTCTTCTTAATGGCAGCCAAAGTGATGCGCCAAATCTTGATCGACAACGCACGCGCCCATCAAGCGCAGAAGCGCCAACACATCACCTTGATGAAGGAGGAAGAAGATCGCTTCGAGCAACTCATCATCATGGATAAAGCGCTCGACAACTTCAGTGTGCGTTATCCGCGCCAGTCTAACGCTTTGAAGCTCAAGTACCTGATGGGTATGAAAAACCAAGAGATCTGTGAACTGCTGGAATGCAGCGCCAGTTTGATTGAAAAAGACTTAAAGTTTTCACGCAGTTGGCTGCACTCAAGAATGGCGCACGCGTAA